TTTGTTTACTGTAATCCCCAGAAATGGACATCTTATCGTACGCGCGTCTCAAAACATGGGGGAAATGGTTCCGAGTGTGTAACTAACTGACGTTGACAAACTGATCTGTTAGCCTGTGTTCTAAGAAAAGACCTGCTACTGTCACCTGATTCTCTTGAGGTGAGCAAGAGACCTTGTGCTGCTGAACAGAATGACCTGAGTCATCCTGAATGACGCAGGCCAGTGCCAGTAAAAGATGCGTGCATCATACTCGTTCGTGTATGTACTTGTAGTGATGACTGGTCAGTCATAAACTAACACAGAGAAAGGGTTCCTGGGGAACAGTATAACACAGCCACTCGTGTCAGCGGTAACATGCACTAAACTGTGAATGAATAGGAATAAATTGGGTGTCTTTTGAACATTTCAAAGCCTTCCCTCATGGTCTTTCCATGTACAGCACTTATTGCAAATTCTGGGGTAAAAACTGGTTCGACGCATTCATCGTGGGGGGAATAAAGAGAGTATTGTATTGCTTCCCCAGTCTGTTCCACTGCTagatgttgagggagagtgcTGCAGCACAGCTAGAAGGCAGCATTAATACCCCTGATTAAGTGTGCTAATGAGGCAGTGCCACTGCTGGGCTGAGACAATGACCCCTGCTGAGGTGTCAGCGCTGCCTAGGACTCTACGTGGCTGTTAGACACCCTACTCTCACACTCCACACTGGGGCCCTGTGGACGGCAGTCGCCTGCTGCATGCcctagttagtgtgtgtgtgtgtgtggagaaaccttactgtttttttccccctcgttGTCTTTCTAACAGGAGATCTGGAGTCCTTTAAGAAGCAGTCCTTTATCCTGAAGGAGGGAGTGGAGTACAGAATAAAGATCAGCTTCAAAGTGAGAGCACAGTTCAGATGTGTTGCAGTGGTCCTTGCTGACATTTAAATGtaccggtaactgccaaaataaaggaaaccccaacaaaaagtgtcttaatagggtgttgggccactaCGAGTcacaacagcttcaatgcaccttggcatagattctacaagagtctggaactctattggagggatgcgacaccattcttccacgagaaattccataatttgatgTTTTGTTAATGAAGGAAAACGCTGTCTGAGGCGCCGTGCCAgaatctcacataagtgttcaattggtttgagactgagacagccatggcatatgtttcacattgtttttatgctcatcaaaccattcactgACCACTCGTggcctgtggatgggggcattgccaTCCTATAGGGGCATAGCCATAGTGGCCAAAATATTGGACCGCCCAGCATTTTTATGCATGATGGTATGTTCATTTCTTAATGAACCCAGgagccacacctgtgtggaagcacctgctttcaatatactttgtatccctcatttacacaagtgtttccattattttggcagttacctgtacaataTGTAAGATATTGCACAAAACAATTCAATTGAACTACATTGATGctttttttgttatatttcaggtCAATTGAATTGAGAATCAATGTAGTTCAATTTACGTGAATGAAAGCTGTTTGTATAAAGACCCCTTCAGTTAAATGCagatgacacatttcagttgaatgcattcagttgtacaactgactaggtatccccctttcccttttccctttccctAAAAAGGTGGTGGCTACACTTTTCTTTCCCCCCCACTAGAAATCAAACACTCAGATTGTGCCATTAATGAACTTGGCTTACCGGTAGGTATTGTATTTTTCAGATTTCACGGTTCACTAGGTCTTTTAAATGGCCTATTTCTGTCAGATGAGCTTGCGATAAGCTAGATTGATTTTCCATGCCGCTAACGATGCCTCTGTCTCTGCAGGTGAACAAGGAGATTGTCTCGGGACTCAAGTATGTCCAGCAGACCCACAGGAAAGGAGTGAGAAGTGAGTGCTTGCTGCTTCCTATCCCTCTTGTTTGTTCCCTCCTGACCTCCATCTCAACCGCACAAGCCTTCCTCCCATAGTAAATGTGGGAAATTGTGCCCTAGACTGAAGCGAATGTTGACATCAACGTTGAAGTTTCCCACTACCATCAGTTTCTACAGATTGCCCTGTTAAGGGAATGTACTAGGTGATACATTGTCATGGTTTTCAAATGTTGGTCTAATAGAATTGAAGAGATAAGTGGCATGATGCCACATCAACACCGTTGCTTTAGACAGTAAGTAAATGAATTAGTTCAATGAAGAGCTGTAAACACTTAAGGCCTGTGGAAACTACCATTGTTTAATGTTGACAGACAGCCCCGGCCCACACACTGCCTTCCCTTTTTAATCTGCCAAGAGAAACAGGCAGAAGGGCCAGGGACTGAAATTGAGATATTGTTTGAAACCGGATGCACAAGTCAAGGCTGAAAA
The sequence above is a segment of the Salvelinus sp. IW2-2015 unplaced genomic scaffold, ASM291031v2 Un_scaffold11235, whole genome shotgun sequence genome. Coding sequences within it:
- the LOC112080050 gene encoding rho GDP-dissociation inhibitor 1; this translates as LVCVCVWRNLTVFFPLVVFLTGDLESFKKQSFILKEGVEYRIKISFKVNKEIVSGLKYVQQTHRKGVRIDKSDYMVGSYGPRPNEYDFLTPLEEAPKGMLARGTYNIKSKFTDDDKHDHLSWEWNLNIKKDWKD